The Lysinibacter cavernae genome has a window encoding:
- a CDS encoding SDR family NAD(P)-dependent oxidoreductase: MGALDRKVAVITGSASGIGQAIAALYAAEGATVALLDLSVERLAETVSLCEAAGATVSSHAVDVSDSESVRLAMDAVVTAHGGINILVNSAGILDETPLLEMSEATFDRTIAVDLKGIFTACRWAAPAMVAGGGGRIINIASQLGIKGGVGLTHYAAAKAGVIGFTKSLALELAPHNVLANVIAPGPIFTPLVDGLSDDWKAAKQAELPLGRFGYANEVAPTALLLASDPGGNLYTGQTLGPNSGDVMP; encoded by the coding sequence ATGGGAGCGCTCGATCGTAAGGTCGCCGTCATCACTGGCTCGGCAAGCGGCATCGGCCAGGCAATCGCCGCGCTGTATGCTGCTGAGGGCGCAACGGTTGCGCTGCTCGACCTGTCGGTCGAACGCCTCGCCGAAACCGTCTCGCTGTGCGAGGCTGCGGGGGCGACGGTCTCCTCGCACGCGGTTGACGTGTCCGATTCCGAGTCGGTTCGTTTGGCAATGGATGCCGTGGTCACGGCCCACGGCGGCATCAACATCCTCGTGAACAGCGCCGGCATCCTCGACGAGACGCCGCTGCTTGAGATGTCGGAAGCGACCTTCGACCGGACCATCGCGGTTGACCTCAAGGGCATCTTCACAGCCTGCCGGTGGGCGGCGCCCGCGATGGTTGCTGGCGGGGGCGGGCGCATCATCAACATCGCCTCGCAGCTCGGTATCAAGGGTGGCGTTGGGCTCACGCACTACGCGGCGGCAAAGGCAGGGGTTATCGGCTTCACGAAGTCGCTCGCGCTTGAGCTTGCGCCGCACAACGTGCTGGCCAACGTAATTGCGCCCGGACCGATCTTTACGCCGCTCGTTGATGGCCTCTCGGACGATTGGAAGGCCGCGAAGCAGGCCGAACTCCCTCTCGGCCGGTTTGGCTACGCCAACGAGGTCGCGCCAACGGCCCTGCTGCTGGCGAGCGACCCCGGAGGTAACCTGTATACGGGCCAGACGCTCGGCCCAAACAGCGGCGACGTGATGCCCTAA
- a CDS encoding SDR family NAD(P)-dependent oxidoreductase: MSPQPSAVQRDDNLAGKVAVISGGASGIGQALAVAYARAGAHSVIGYYAGDPHSKTQTEELVAAAGGRCLTVPVDVRDYSQTEALAQAAIDTFGRLDIAVAAAGILRRNSLADMTDEAWDDMMAVDLTGVMRVFRSCAARMSEGGAMVATSSIAGGVYGWEEHSHYAAAKSGLLGLCRSLAVELAPQGIRVNTVIPGLIESPQSLDAKNSLGKEGLDAAGAGIPLGRVGNVDEAARVLRFLTSDDSAYITGQEIIVDGGLTIRWPS, from the coding sequence ATGAGCCCGCAACCCTCAGCAGTCCAGCGCGACGATAACCTCGCCGGAAAAGTAGCCGTCATCTCGGGCGGGGCCAGCGGCATCGGCCAGGCCCTCGCGGTCGCATATGCTCGCGCCGGGGCGCACAGCGTCATCGGCTACTACGCCGGCGACCCCCACTCAAAGACCCAAACCGAAGAGCTGGTTGCTGCGGCCGGCGGGCGCTGCCTCACGGTTCCCGTCGACGTGCGCGACTACTCGCAGACCGAGGCGCTCGCCCAGGCAGCGATTGACACCTTCGGCCGGTTGGATATTGCGGTCGCCGCCGCAGGCATCCTTCGTCGCAACTCTCTCGCCGATATGACCGATGAGGCATGGGACGACATGATGGCCGTTGACCTCACCGGCGTGATGCGCGTGTTCCGGTCGTGCGCGGCACGAATGTCCGAGGGCGGCGCAATGGTCGCAACCTCTTCCATAGCCGGAGGGGTATATGGCTGGGAAGAGCACTCGCACTACGCCGCGGCGAAGTCTGGGCTGCTTGGGCTCTGCCGCTCTCTCGCCGTTGAGCTCGCGCCACAGGGCATCCGGGTGAACACCGTCATCCCGGGGCTCATCGAAAGCCCCCAGTCGCTCGACGCCAAGAACTCGCTTGGCAAAGAGGGGCTGGATGCGGCTGGCGCCGGAATCCCCCTCGGCCGAGTTGGCAACGTGGATGAGGCCGCGCGCGTGCTGCGCTTCCTCACGAGCGACGATTCTGCGTACATCACCGGCCAGGAGATCATCGTCGACGGCGGCCTCACGATTCGGTGGCCAAGCTAA